GGAGCGTCCACGGCGGAAGAGGTCAGCGCGGTGGCTGACTGCGGCGACCTGGCGGAGCTTAACGTTGACTACCTTGAAACGGTCTCCGATGAGCTGAAAGCAGCGGAGCTCATGACGGAGGCCCTCGTTGATCGTGTTTCGAGTCTTCTTGGTGGCGTCGTGACCAACCAGCAGACGTGTCTCGACGGTCTTGAGGACGCTAAGAGCGCGTTTGCGGAGGTGATTGGATCGCCGTTGGGGAATGTCACGCAGCTCTACAGTGTATCACTGGGGCTTGTGAGTCACGCGCTTAGCCGTAATCTGAAGCGGTATAAAGGATCCAAGGGGAAGATCTTTGGTGGTGGTAAAAAAGCTGTGCGTGAACCGCTCGAGACTTTGATTAAGGTGATTCCCCTTACTTTATTACATCTTTATTTTATTGTGTCTTCGTATGTTTTTAAATGagaataaaacttattttgtgATTAAAAGAGTACTCATTTTAAAACTAGATACGACAAAATTAGCATGAACAATAGACTAAACCTATTATGTCGGAATGTTAAAATTAGTTAAGAAAATGTTAATATAAGTATTATTTCCTGAAGGTTACTTTAATATTCTCCAAGATCGTTAACTATACAGTTAAAAGAAAGAtagttaattatatttaatctGTTCTAAGTAACTAATAATGAATATCTATGTGAAAAGACTTATTAAACTTTActaggtttaaaaaaaaaactttactaGGTTTAGCATCCCAGTGGTGGACCCGAAATATTTCACAATACTGACATTGTGACAAATCATATCCTACAAGTTTAGAAGTTTTAACATATAATACAGACTATACAGTGTACTAAActatactttaaaaataaaatataaatagttaagATGCAACGTATTAGAAACAAAAATGAATTCACCATTTTAGTTGctttaaatttagaaaaagtACATAGGGCTCTTGATGATTGTAGATCTGCACGTGGTTCAAATAGTGGTTGCAGTGTACGTACGTACTTTGTACAATCAATAATGGCACATGGCCAGAAATAATATAAAGTCAACGAAATTCTGTGAATATGTGGAAAGACGTTTGAGTTTTGACTTACAAATTTAAAACTACAAACATTAATTACTTGAAACTTAACACAAAAATAGACAACAAAAGATATGCGAATAAAATCACATGAGTCCACATGATCTTCCGGGACCAATCAATACCCTTACATAGTCACATGGACTCCCCTAGGCCCTATGTACACTTTTAGTTATGAGTATAAACTCGATAATTAGTAGTGTAGCTTTACTATTATGCAAGTATCTAAAAACTGACAATAATAAAGGAATTATTTTGTAGGTTTTACGTAAAACATGCGACAAGAGCAAGGACTGTAGGAATGATAGGAAATTAGGTGAGCTAGGGGAAACGAGCGGTGGCTCGATCCTCGTAAGAGAAGCAGTGATCGTTGGTCCATACGAAACCGATAACTTCACTACCATAACTGAGGCCGTCGCTGCCGCACCTAATCACACATTCCCGGAGGAAGGCTATTTCGTCATCTATGCAAGGGCAGGTCTATACGAGGAATATATTGTCATTTCAAATAAGAAAAGGAACATAATGCTTATTGGAGATGGAATCAATAAAACCATCATTTCTGGGAACCACAGTTTTATTGATGGCTGGACTACTTATAATTCTTCAACCTTTGGTAAAATATCTTCATTATTTTCCCTCACATTTGAATTGGTTTGACTCCtaattatatactccctccgttcctgaaagtaggattttctggattttatttttgtgccacaaagatagattttctatatttttaagatatttttgtatacttttgaggaTTAtttattgtgaatatttgaactgattaaattttattggtatatagttattggaaattgtataaaaagataaaatagtaaactaaattgcaaatatttattatagtcTTAATAAACATGAAAACTCTATAAAATCTTACTTTcaggaacagagggagtatttcttaaaaaatctactaaattaattgttatttaacCGGCGTTTTTAGCGGTGGTCGGAGACCGATTTGTTGCAGTTGATGTGACATTCAGAAACACAGCTGGACCGGAAAAGCACCAGGCCGTGGCCGTGAGAAATAATGCTGATGGATCGACATTTTATCGGTGTAGTTTTGAAGGCTATCAAGATACTCTCTACGTCCATTCTTTAAGACAGTTTTACCGTGAATGTGATATCTACGGTATGAtatttatctaatatttttaactaCAAACTCATATAACAAGatgttttgaattattttatctTTGCTGTTATAGGTACCATAGATTTTATTTTCGGAAATGCAGCTGCAGTATTTCAAAACTGCAATATATATGCTCGCAAACCGATGGTACACCAGAAAAATGCAGTGACAGCCCATGGAAGAACCGACCCAAACCAAAAAACCGGAATATCCATAATCAATTGTACAATTGGAGCTGCTCCGGACCTAGCGGCTGACCCCAACCCGGCCATGACATTTCTTGGGCGGCCATGGAAGCCTTACTCAAGAACGGTATACATCCAATCCTACATTAGTGATGCTATCCAACCTGACGGATGGCTAGAATGGAATGGTACAACCGGGCTGGATACGATCGCATATGGTGAATATGACAACTTTGGACCAGGGGCTAATACAAGCAAGAGGGTCCAGTGGTCAGGTTATAGCCTATTAAACTTGGCACAAGCCATGAACTTCACCGTCTACAATTTCACTTTGGGAGACACTTGGTTGCCTCAGACCGATATTCCCTTCTACGGCGGTTTGCTTCACACATAATGAAAATGTAGTACGGTGTTATATTcatcctgcctcatttaaattttaactagattatgacccgcgctttagaagcgcggaatatttttcgatgaaaatttttactaataaattaacaaatattttggtaacttttaaagagtgtatttaaaatatttttgcatttaaatcagtgtttctaaatttaacccgattgtgattataccggttaatccggagatctgacaattcaatttaggtttttaaaatattcatattaacaaaaatcactaaaattcgagactaaccgattgaactgatggatgaccaatatgtaatctaatttgatttaaattgtaatagtttcataatttgtaatcttataatccaaattttaaagttcattattttgcaatttatgaaattatgatgtttctacaaaattttaaagagaaaatgatagatataaaatattaagattaattattgtattgtttggaaacattgatagtagtataaaatatattgtttggaaacattgatagtagtaagaaataagtatattgtttggaaacatggatagtagtataaagaaaggaacactaatgatttaatgtaggtttaactgtaaagtataaatgtgtatttaatttaaaaacttacaaaataaatgttaggtccaacagaatgtttctgttttaataagatagataaacgCAATAAATAATTTAGTCAATTTTATTGTTCGAAATCTGTATGTGGTGTTAGTTACTTGTTATAGTGAATTTTCATGTATTATTATGGGTCCGTATATGTCtatgttaaaattatttatttggtaTCAATGATTTACCAACTCttcattaaaaagaaagaataggAACCTTTTTCTTCTTACTTACAAACAGAGACTTCATTGTATCTGCTGATGCTGATATAATTAATACATGCATGATTTTCGCGAAGGAAATAAGTATACCTAGAAAAGTATATTAATATGTACAGTATTATAATAATCATCTCAAAACATATGTAAAACTTCGTAAAGGAAAATAAATTGAATTTTATCATTATATCTGTTGatgataaaataaacaaattcagAAACTTTGAAAGCCACACAACAcatgaagaaaaatggaaggAGAAATTGTATGTTCGTTAAAACAAATTGAAGAATACAGGCATTAGTTTTAGgtaaaaaagaatcaaaagtcAGATTTGAATGGAACTTTGGTCGACGGCAACCACTTCTTGCCGTCGATGAAAGGTTTGACCGTAAATTTATTAGCTTCCTTCTTTGTTAAAAATGTCCTCAACCCTCTCCACTTAACTCGGTTCTTTGTGGAGGCTCCTGGCCCAAAATTTAAGTGCTCGGCATAGAAGATAGTGTCTGGTGCATTGTCTCCTATCCATGGTAACCACCCTTTCGGGTTGATAAACCCGTCCATGTACGACTTCATAATCACCGTGGTGGAGAAATCTTTCCAAGGCCGGCCTAGGAACGTTTGAACATCAGTTAAGTTATCCAAAGGAGAGATGGTGCAGTTGTGGATAGAGATTCCAGTGTTTTGGTTCGGGTCTTTCTTCCCCTGAGCGGTTATGGTGTTTTGCTGGCCTTGCATAGGACGACGAGGCAAGATGTTGCAGTTTTGGAAAACAACCGCAGCGTTTCCGAATATAAAATCGACCGTTCCAAAGATGTCACACTCGCGATAGAACTGCCGTTGTGCATGAACGTAGAGCGTGTCTTGGAAAGCATCTATGGTGCATTTGTAGAACACAACTAAGTCTGCGCTTGCCATCAGAGCTACGGCTTGGTGCTTGGCTGGACCAGCAGTGTTTCGGAAACCCATGTCCCTAGCCATGAACCCCTTTCCGAAGACAGCTATACGATACAACACAAATAGATAAATGAATACAAATCATATGAAATTACACACTAATGAACAAAACCAATGAACtagtttaatataaataaatactccAACTCAAGTTCAATTAGCTAACAAGGCACCCAAAACCTAAATTCTCATATATAAATCCAGTATTTTCCAAAAGAATCGATTgttctgtgtgtgtgtgtgtgcgcaTGAATGTTCTTAGTGAAGTAATCTAAaatcaaacaataaaatttaaaatatttcaatcatTATGTATGCAAGCACTTACCAAACGTGGCGGTTTGGAACGTTGGTGTTCCATCGATGACGTTGAGTCCACCAGAGACAATAGTCTTACTCTGTCCATCACCAACCATCACAACGTtccatttcttcttctcaaCCCTAACATTCTCCAGGTAAACTCCTTTCTTCACATATATGATCGTAGGCTGCTCATTCTTCTCCTTCACTTCCTGTAACGCCTCGCTTATAGTCCTATACTTCCCCGACCCATCTTGCGCCACCACTATGTTCGCTTTCTTCTTCAAATCACCACTCTCGAAAAGCCCTCGACGTTTCATCATCGGCAAGTCAGCTTCAGCAGTCGCCATTAAACGACGATGGTTTAGCTTAATCGAGTCAGCGATTTTCCCTAGCCACGTTATGATCGCTAACGCGTTGCTAGTCATCTCCGTCGAGTTTTTTAGATGTGTTTCCCCAAACGTCGTCGTGTTAGGGTTGTTCGCTTCGACCAACGCTTCCATGCACGTTTCTTGGTACGTTTCAACGGAGCTAAGCCACGTCCTGAGATCATCAACAGTGCTCTTGGGGGACGACGTCGTATGGTCTTTCAGTGACGTCAACGTCTCGTTGAGCTGGTCAACGGCTAGCTCGATGAGCTCCATGCAAGCTCCCATTGCTGCCGACGTGGCGTTGTCCATGTGTTCGCTGTCGGAGAATTCGTTGAGGACTTTCGTGAGCTCCGTGAGCGTGATTTGGACAGCGTAGTTGAATAGCTCCTCAGGGTTCAAACTGCTCGCGTTTGGAGCGGATCCAACGGTCTCAAGACATTTTTCTTTGTGCAACGTCACGTCGCACACGGCTTTCACCGAGACGGAGATCGAATCTCCGTTACCCTCCGTCGGCGACGGTTTCTTGCCGTTACTGTTAGCTGCGGTGGTGCCTACGACTGCTCCGACCACGATGCAGACGAGAACGATGGAAGATATAGCGATGATGGCGATTCTCTTTCTCGTCCTTCGACATGCCTCGAGTTTGGCTTGCTCGTGCTCGTCGAGTTTGCCGTAGGAGGCCATTTTGATATTATCAAATGATATTATCAAATGTTTTGGCTCTGAGTAATTCGTTTTAATTTGCATATAGGGATTTATAGTGttgttgatttaaatattttattcgcTTGAAATTCATATCAAATTTGGTTATACGCGGTGGGATGCATATTTGCGTGCGAGGCACTAAGATGAATCGTTTGATACTTTCATTATTTAGTTGAGGACATTGCGAGTGCttctcatgttttttttatatgctACAATCTTgctgtttttattaatttatttaaactaaaacaaattttaatgtttatgaaCGCATTTTATAGCTGAAAATGacatttgatttattattttttgttagattcgttttattttatatatattttacaatataattttCAATCAAAATATTGCACTTAGTTGAGATCTTATTCAAAACTATTGTATGTATTCCATCACTATATGGGAGTGGGATACCAAATCACATATCCATGTCCACTTGTAGTATTTTTCCTCAGTAGTTAAATGATTTTTGAACTTTAAATAGAAAGTAGTGAAGTCCACATTGTAAATTATTGGTGGGAATTGTTCCCTACACAACCTCCACACGTCAAGTTTAATTTGTAGTTACTTAAACCTCAAAATTTTCTCTAAGAGCTAATCCCTCTTAAACGAGATTAGATGAATGGTATATATCGACTAAGGCCTGCAGCATCAATTATCTCAAGAAAACAGGTGAAGAACGGTCTTAATGTAATATATAGGGTTAAAAACTGTCACCAAAACTTGAATAAACCAATTAACATAATGTATaactttttggtaaaaatgttaatatcattAGAAATGAAGTGGTTAAGGTTACAGACTATGTTAGCTACATATAGTTTGGTCTCATATTGCCCGTGTGATAGGCAGCATGACTACATTATCCAATACGAGACAAAGTAGCTGATTATGTATATCCATTGGCTTAAAGAAGCCAAGCACATCTAAAGAAAATCCTAGTGATCCCCGATCCAAACTCGGATCAAGTAACTTATCTTTATCTTTAGAGGTATAAACCGTTACCTTTTAAGGGACAAGGCACTGATGAATTAGATTTGTCCATATTTGAAATCTGCATCTTTAGAGGTATATATCGTTACCTATAAAGGGACACGGTATAGCGTTGAAGAATTTTCCGAAAAGGGTTATAAGTATTTGCAAAAGTTTATTCTCTCTAGACGGATGCTGGATACTGGATGCTGGATGCacgttttaagttttaacataAACATTATAACATGTAATCAGTTTTTGTGAAAACAACATGTAATCAAATGCAATCAATATCTTTGTTGATATATACCAAACCATGACCAGTGCCACAAATCTTTGGTCTGGGTTTTCAGTTATGGATGTTATCTCATCTTCCAGAAATATGTATGCATATTCAAATATCATATTCGTTAAACAATAATATGCGAGAAACATCATTTTTGGCATCGATATAACTTTTTGTTGATACTGACGAGTTGATAGATGCTTTGATTGGTGGCTGCAAATCTTTGTTCTGTCAACCActtattatatgaaaatattaaaagttaaaacagtACCACAcatttaattaaatatcaaaaaaaatatgttttatttatgggttttgaaatttctataaatagatGAAACATGTATGGTTGtctaattataaatttaaacagCGACATGGTGGATGTTGTTCTGGTACTCTACAAGCCTCCTTTTAAAAGCATAAATGAATTTATACAATTACAGTTAAACTGTGTTCCCAATTCTAGAGATTGGAAAATATTAACAAAGAAAGAGTGAAAAACGAAGACATATACTTGTTCTTCTTTAACACTTCAAAccattttatttagttttctcaCATATACTATTGAGACTTGAACTTATAGTTTGTGCTGTGCAAGTAAAAGTTAAAGTAAAAGCAAACGGAATAATCAAGATCACTATATGCATTTCAACAAGAAGTTATACTGtacagttcaaaaaaaaagttatactgTACTACGCTTGATTTGAAGTCTGAATACAAAATCGTATTTTGTTTTTAGGATCATATCTGTCAACGTACGTTGAGAGGGACTTCAATTTGGCCATTCATTTTACGCAAGAGGCACTAATAATGTAAAAAGTAAGATCAATGTATAGGTAACATCAATTTAATTCAATTCTGTTTATTTCTAACCAttcatataatttgaaaattacatTATATGAATCGGGGCTTCTAGCTCAGTTGATAAAGGGTTCACAACTGTGAGTTCCGCCAACTGGATTCGAATACCGACCACTGAGAAATTAACATTCGGCATCGCTAAAGACAGATGACCGACAtatggcaacacgtgactagtctggaccactccTATGAGACCATGATacatttgtataattaaaaaaaaattaccttatACGTTCAATCATTATATAATTTGCAAGCTTAATAGAAAATTTGttattaatgtaattttttccattttttctcACATACTGATTATCTTTGCCACCCAATTTTGTACCTCTACCACTTCAAGAACTGAGATTTGTTCTAAACCAAGCATGCGAGTGAACGGAATCTAAATTTGACGACTGTTTGTAATTCAGCTCTATGTCATATGAATATGATATCCAACTAAATC
This genomic stretch from Raphanus sativus cultivar WK10039 chromosome 3, ASM80110v3, whole genome shotgun sequence harbors:
- the LOC108847144 gene encoding probable pectinesterase/pectinesterase inhibitor 47; amino-acid sequence: MQTQHFLFLSLLYLSWAFLISSTQPPTQPPTQPPSHPPSQPPSQPPSQPPSQPPSQPPAQSPSQQAKIACKSTPYPKLCRTILSAFKFSPSDPYRYGKFTLKQCLKQARRLSKVINRFAQRVQKDPGASTAEEVSAVADCGDLAELNVDYLETVSDELKAAELMTEALVDRVSSLLGGVVTNQQTCLDGLEDAKSAFAEVIGSPLGNVTQLYSVSLGLVSHALSRNLKRYKGSKGKIFGGGKKAVREPLETLIKVLRKTCDKSKDCRNDRKLGELGETSGGSILVREAVIVGPYETDNFTTITEAVAAAPNHTFPEEGYFVIYARAGLYEEYIVISNKKRNIMLIGDGINKTIISGNHSFIDGWTTYNSSTFAVVGDRFVAVDVTFRNTAGPEKHQAVAVRNNADGSTFYRCSFEGYQDTLYVHSLRQFYRECDIYGTIDFIFGNAAAVFQNCNIYARKPMVHQKNAVTAHGRTDPNQKTGISIINCTIGAAPDLAADPNPAMTFLGRPWKPYSRTVYIQSYISDAIQPDGWLEWNGTTGLDTIAYGEYDNFGPGANTSKRVQWSGYSLLNLAQAMNFTVYNFTLGDTWLPQTDIPFYGGLLHT
- the LOC108846868 gene encoding probable pectinesterase/pectinesterase inhibitor 46; the protein is MASYGKLDEHEQAKLEACRRTRKRIAIIAISSIVLVCIVVGAVVGTTAANSNGKKPSPTEGNGDSISVSVKAVCDVTLHKEKCLETVGSAPNASSLNPEELFNYAVQITLTELTKVLNEFSDSEHMDNATSAAMGACMELIELAVDQLNETLTSLKDHTTSSPKSTVDDLRTWLSSVETYQETCMEALVEANNPNTTTFGETHLKNSTEMTSNALAIITWLGKIADSIKLNHRRLMATAEADLPMMKRRGLFESGDLKKKANIVVAQDGSGKYRTISEALQEVKEKNEQPTIIYVKKGVYLENVRVEKKKWNVVMVGDGQSKTIVSGGLNVIDGTPTFQTATFAVFGKGFMARDMGFRNTAGPAKHQAVALMASADLVVFYKCTIDAFQDTLYVHAQRQFYRECDIFGTVDFIFGNAAVVFQNCNILPRRPMQGQQNTITAQGKKDPNQNTGISIHNCTISPLDNLTDVQTFLGRPWKDFSTTVIMKSYMDGFINPKGWLPWIGDNAPDTIFYAEHLNFGPGASTKNRVKWRGLRTFLTKKEANKFTVKPFIDGKKWLPSTKVPFKSDF